The Candidatus Margulisiibacteriota bacterium genome contains the following window.
CGCTTCGGTCGTCCTTTCAGCCAACTACCTCCACCTGATCGGACAATTTGCGCCACAGACCATCAACTCCAATCTGGTCGTGATTTCGGAAGAAAAGCTTTTCGGCCGCCGCCTCTCCGACCGGGAAAGAAAAGCCGTCGCCCAGAAATCCTGATTTTCCCTGAAATCATCGCTCTTTCCCGCCGAAACAATTCCGTATGAACAGTCAACCGGTCTTTCACGATCGTCGAATCCAAAGGTACTGCAACCTTAAGACATTGTCCGACGGCGCCCGCCTGACCTGGGGCTTAGAGGCTTACGCTAAAAACAGAGCTTTTTTATCCCGCGCCTCTGAAGCCGCCGCCTTGCTCCAGGAGAAAGCTTGTCAGGCCGGGCATCGAAGCAACTTCAGCAAGGGCAAGTTCTTCGCCGCCGCGACGCTGGCCATCAAGGCCCACGTGTACGACACCGGCGTCCCGATCAGGCGGAAGGCACATGAATTGTACGTCTACCATATGCTCCGGATCCAGGAACGGCTGGCCCAAGCCGACGTCCCTTATCTCGGGGGCGATGCCTATGTCGCCGTTTGGCTGCACGATACAGTGGAAGATACCTCGTTAAGCCTTGAAAATATTGAGCGGGTTTTTGGCCGGCGGGTCAGCGGAATAGTTAATGTCTTGACCAATTTGAAGACGAGCAAGCAAGAAACCAAATTCCAGCAGGCCGGGCGCTACGAACCAAGGTTCATTAGTTCAACTATGGACTATTTGGAGGCTTTATATATCAAAATGGCCGACCTCGACGACTACTTTAATACCTGCGACAGGTTGAGCCCGGAAAGCAAATTCTATCACTTTCGATTCGTCGATGAAGTTGTCTATCCCTTGGCCGTGGCCGTGGTTGGGGCGAGAGAAATGGCCGTCGCCGTCGCCAACAAAGCAATGGCCGTTGCCCACCCCGATTACGCCAAATACGCCGCCAGGTTCAAACAAATACAAACCGAGCCGATCCAGTCGGTAACCAGGCTGATAACCGAGGCCCTCAATAATAACGGCCTCCAAGCTGAAGTGAAGGCCGTACTCCGCACTCCTTATGAAATGCTGCTCAAGGAGCGGGCGGAATCGGCCGAAGAAAAATGGCTTTTCCGCCGCCGCCAACAACTCCCCGAAAGCTACGACCTCCCGCCCAGTCCCAAGGAGGAGGGCCCATCCTTAACCGAACGCGACCTGTTCTTTTTTGATATCATAACGCAAGATCCTCTCGCCTGTTATCAGGCGCGGGCTCTCTTGTCCGTCGCCAAAGTCTGCGGGCCCCTTTTGCCGGAACGAAGCCGTGATTTTATCGAGCACCCTAAGCCGAACGGTTATCGGGCGCTCCATCTTGAGTTTGCCGCCCCACTACGGGTCAGGATTTTTTCACGGGAAATGGAAACGACCAATCGCCTGGGAATGGCCGCCGGAAAAGTTCCTCTTTCGGCAACAACCCCGCTCGTTTCTCCTCTCTTGTCCGAAGAAACTCTAGAGCTCGTTCAAATTGCGGACCGGGAAAGCCGGCGTCATCTTCTGCAAAAACTCCCTGCCATCAGGGAAGTAGAAATTCAGACCATGTCCCATTTCGGAAAAATTAAAGTGGCCCATCGCGCCCGGGTCGATCAACGGAGCAATTGGTTCGAACTGGCGGCCGCCTGCAACCCTGATTATCCCTTCAGGCTGGCGAGCGGCCTCTGGGACGGCGAAACTTTCAGGGATGCCCAGTTAGGCGAAAGTTTCCGCTGGTTCACCGGACAAAAGGTCGCGCTGACGCTGGCGCAAAAAACATTGGGACATGACGTCTATTCGTTCGTCCGGGAGCCCTCGCTCCTTGAGCAATTGAAAAAAACGGCTCTCGGCTGGTCGACAGCCGACCAGATAAGTCTGGGGAAAAAGATGCTAGCGCGGGGGATTAGAGCGGCGGCCGCTCGCGGGGTCGATCTTTTCTCTTACCTTGATATTCACACCCAACTCGACGCCTTTTCCGTTGAGGACCCTTGGTTTGAAGAGGCGTCCGACTTTCTTGAAGACACTTATAAGATCAACTGGGTTTCGGCCGATGATTTTTACCGAAAGATCGCGACGGGAGCGGCGGCCCTACCGGACATCATCGGCGTTTTTTTCGTGACGCGTCTTCATGCCCTCCCTTAAGGGCTGAAGAGTCGGTCCCGAAATTGTTTCGCTCTGGCCAATTCCTCGCGGATTTTTTCGCCGTTCCCCTCTTTGATCAACCCTTCCAGGCTGGCGAGCGCCCGCTTGAAAGAACCGATCATCTTCAGGACCGCTTTTTTATTGGTCGTGAACATATCGACCCCCAGGATCGGGTCGCCCGAAGCGACGCGCGTGGCATCGCGAAAACCGGACGCGGCGCATTTGCTCATCAGCTCTTTTTGCTCTTCGGCGCCGATCACGTTGACCAATGAAGCCGCGAGCGCCAGCGGCAAATGACTGACCGCCGCCACAACCAGGTCGTGGACCTTTGGCTCCATCTCAATTGTCTTGGCGCCGGTTTTTTGGACCTGTTCGGCCACTTTTTCCAGCGCCCGCTGGCTGGTCTTGGAAGTTTTGGTAAGAATCCAGCTCCGACCTTCAAACAAATCGGCTTCGGCCGCTTCAAGTTTAAAGGTCTCTTTGCCGGCCATCGGGTGGCCGCCGACATAATACGCTCCCTTGGGCATTAATTTTTCCGCCTGGGAGACGATCTCGTATTTCGAACTGCCGACGTCGCTGACGATCGCCCCTTTCTTCAAATGCGGCGCGATCTCGGTCAAAACCGGAATAATGAGGTTGAGCGGCGTGCAAATAAAGACCAAGTCGGCTTCTTTGACCCCCTTAACATGGTCGGTCGTCCCTTCGTCGATCGCCCCCAGCGCCAATCCCTTTTGGATGGTTGTTTCCTGTCGGGGAATCCCGACGATCACGACCTCTCCCTTTTTTTTGAGGGCCAGTCCCAAGGAGCCGCCGATCAAACCGAGACCGATAATTGCGATTCTCATACCTCTCCTATCGAAAAAGATAAGTCAGCAGTTCGTAGCCGTGCTTGATCTTCAACTTTGATTTTTTGATCTGCCGTTCGCTGTAACCTTTGACCTTGTCCGAACACAATTTATTGTACGACGAAAAGATCGCGAAGGGAACAGGGTCCGCAGTATGGGTCATCAGCTTGATCGGG
Protein-coding sequences here:
- a CDS encoding prephenate dehydrogenase/arogenate dehydrogenase family protein; this encodes MRIAIIGLGLIGGSLGLALKKKGEVVIVGIPRQETTIQKGLALGAIDEGTTDHVKGVKEADLVFICTPLNLIIPVLTEIAPHLKKGAIVSDVGSSKYEIVSQAEKLMPKGAYYVGGHPMAGKETFKLEAAEADLFEGRSWILTKTSKTSQRALEKVAEQVQKTGAKTIEMEPKVHDLVVAAVSHLPLALAASLVNVIGAEEQKELMSKCAASGFRDATRVASGDPILGVDMFTTNKKAVLKMIGSFKRALASLEGLIKEGNGEKIREELARAKQFRDRLFSP